One Gordonia zhaorongruii DNA segment encodes these proteins:
- a CDS encoding TetR/AcrR family transcriptional regulator, producing the protein MTASPRDAMIAHAALLIARDGVAGTSIGDVLTAAGASRGSVYHHFPGGRAELMSEAVRFGAEILGERLAEASLAGPGEAVANLAAVWRRVLVESDFRTGCVVAEAGNARETDPAAAEVADESFLRWEDRLAARFRAGGIEGERSRALAVTVFAAIEGAVMLCRVHRSLDPLDRVVGELQLLTGDGAGQTHG; encoded by the coding sequence ATGACGGCGTCGCCCCGCGACGCGATGATCGCGCACGCCGCACTTCTGATCGCACGGGACGGCGTAGCCGGGACGTCGATCGGCGATGTGCTGACCGCCGCGGGTGCCTCCCGCGGCTCGGTGTATCACCACTTTCCCGGAGGTCGGGCAGAGCTGATGTCGGAGGCGGTGCGGTTCGGGGCGGAGATCCTCGGCGAGCGCCTCGCCGAAGCCTCCCTGGCCGGTCCGGGGGAGGCCGTGGCGAACCTGGCCGCGGTGTGGCGCCGGGTTCTCGTCGAGTCCGACTTCCGTACCGGATGCGTCGTCGCCGAGGCCGGGAACGCGCGCGAGACGGATCCGGCCGCGGCCGAGGTGGCGGACGAGTCGTTCCTCCGGTGGGAGGACCGGCTGGCGGCCCGGTTCCGGGCCGGGGGAATCGAAGGCGAGCGCAGCAGGGCGCTGGCAGTGACCGTGTTCGCTGCGATCGAGGGGGCGGTCATGTTGTGCCGGGTCCATCGCAGCCTCGATCCTCTCGACCGGGTCGTCGGCGAGTTGCAGTTGCTGACCGGCGACGGAGCCGGGCAGACGCACGGGTGA
- the groL gene encoding chaperonin GroEL (60 kDa chaperone family; promotes refolding of misfolded polypeptides especially under stressful conditions; forms two stacked rings of heptamers to form a barrel-shaped 14mer; ends can be capped by GroES; misfolded proteins enter the barrel where they are refolded when GroES binds), with the protein MAKQIAFDEEARRGLERGLNSLADAVKVTLGPKGRNVVLEKKWGAPTITNDGVSIAKEIELEDPYEKIGAELVKEVAKKTDDVAGDGTTTATVLAQALVREGLRNVAAGANPLGLKRGIEKAVAAVTESLLNSAKEIDTKEQIAATAGISAGDPAIGELIAEAMDKVGKEGVITVEEAQAFGLSLELTEGMRFDKGYISGYFVTDADRQEAVLEDPYILLVSGKISTVKDLLPLLEQVIQAGKPLLIIAEDLEGEALSTLVVNKIRGTFKSVAVKAPGFGDRRKAMLADIAILTGGEVISEEVGLSLETAGIELLGTARKVVVTKDETTIVDGAGDNESIAGRVAQIRSEIEKSDSDYDREKLQERLAKLAGGVAVIKAGAATEVELKERKHRIEDAVRNAKAAVEEGIVAGGGVALLQSESAINGLSLEGDEATGAAIVRFALEAPAKQIAINAGLEPGVVADKVRHSPIGTGLNASTNGYEDLLAAGINDPVKVTRSALQNAASIAALFLTTEAVVADKPEKNAAPAMPGGDEMGGMGF; encoded by the coding sequence ATGGCAAAGCAGATTGCTTTCGACGAAGAGGCCCGTCGTGGACTCGAGCGCGGCCTGAACAGCCTGGCCGACGCAGTCAAGGTCACGCTGGGACCCAAGGGTCGCAACGTCGTCCTGGAGAAGAAGTGGGGCGCTCCCACGATCACCAACGATGGTGTTTCCATCGCCAAGGAGATCGAGCTGGAGGACCCGTACGAGAAGATCGGCGCCGAGCTGGTCAAGGAAGTCGCCAAGAAGACCGACGATGTCGCAGGCGACGGCACCACCACCGCAACCGTTCTGGCTCAGGCCCTGGTTCGCGAAGGTCTGCGCAACGTCGCGGCCGGCGCCAACCCGCTCGGCCTGAAGCGCGGCATCGAGAAGGCCGTCGCGGCCGTCACCGAGTCGCTGCTGAACTCCGCCAAGGAGATCGACACCAAGGAGCAGATCGCTGCTACCGCGGGCATCTCGGCAGGCGACCCGGCCATCGGCGAGCTCATCGCCGAGGCCATGGACAAGGTCGGCAAGGAAGGTGTCATCACCGTCGAAGAAGCCCAGGCATTCGGCCTGAGCCTCGAGCTCACCGAGGGCATGCGCTTCGACAAGGGTTACATCTCCGGTTACTTCGTGACCGACGCCGATCGTCAGGAAGCGGTCCTCGAGGACCCGTACATCCTGCTGGTGTCGGGCAAGATCTCGACCGTCAAGGATCTCCTGCCTCTGCTGGAGCAGGTCATCCAGGCCGGCAAGCCGCTGCTGATCATCGCCGAGGACCTCGAGGGCGAAGCCCTGTCGACCCTCGTCGTCAACAAGATCCGCGGCACCTTCAAGTCCGTCGCCGTAAAGGCTCCGGGCTTCGGTGACCGCCGCAAGGCCATGCTCGCCGACATCGCCATCCTCACCGGTGGCGAGGTCATCAGCGAAGAGGTCGGCCTCTCGCTGGAGACCGCAGGCATCGAGCTGCTCGGCACCGCGCGCAAGGTCGTCGTCACCAAGGACGAGACCACCATCGTCGACGGTGCAGGCGACAACGAGTCCATCGCCGGACGCGTTGCCCAGATCCGCTCGGAGATCGAGAAGAGCGACAGCGACTACGACCGCGAGAAGCTGCAGGAGCGCCTGGCCAAGCTGGCCGGCGGCGTTGCAGTCATCAAGGCCGGCGCTGCCACCGAGGTGGAGCTCAAGGAGCGCAAGCACCGCATCGAAGACGCCGTCCGCAATGCGAAGGCTGCCGTCGAAGAGGGCATCGTCGCCGGTGGCGGCGTGGCGCTGCTGCAGTCCGAGTCGGCCATCAACGGTCTTTCGCTCGAGGGCGACGAGGCCACCGGTGCGGCGATCGTGCGCTTCGCGCTCGAGGCTCCGGCCAAGCAGATCGCGATCAACGCAGGCCTCGAGCCCGGCGTTGTCGCAGACAAGGTCCGTCACTCGCCGATCGGAACGGGCCTCAACGCCTCGACCAACGGCTACGAGGACCTGCTCGCTGCAGGCATCAACGACCCGGTGAAGGTCACCCGCTCGGCGCTGCAGAACGCAGCATCGATCGCGGCTCTGTTCCTCACCACCGAGGCCGTCGTCGCCGACAAGCCGGAGAAGAACGCGGCTCCCGCAATGCCGGGTGGCGACGAGATGGGCGGCATGGGCTTCTGA
- a CDS encoding amidohydrolase has translation MITSTSLPPDLIARVDEIVDADSERLVDLFKTIHRNPELGFMEIQTSRQIEKALQNLGFDVTTGIGKTGIAATLRNGGGPVVMYRADMDANAVQEETGLDYASDVRVTRDDGTEVPVAHMCGHDAHVTWLIGMANVLVALKDRWSGTVVLIGQPAEEPITGAKAMVDDGLYNFIPAPDVLIGMHTNPDPVGAVTSSPGPRMAGTDQIDVRFRGVGGHGSMPQKTKDPVRMAALAVVEFGSVVQASIDPSKTAVLTVGSIQAGADNNVIPSEALIKLNIRWYDPEVRETLLSAIASISESVARTFGVADDLLPEITMKGGSSPLITSPELAAGMAESLTSAIGADNVITDLPPVISSEDVQELKGPHPDMPFNYLMVGVADREVWQAARDRGDEVPFTQHNPNYVVDLEAIGYGTKIAAYAVLGLLDQA, from the coding sequence GTGATCACCTCAACGTCGCTCCCGCCGGACCTGATCGCTCGCGTCGACGAGATCGTCGACGCCGACTCCGAACGCCTCGTCGACCTGTTCAAGACCATCCACCGGAACCCCGAACTGGGCTTCATGGAGATCCAGACGTCCCGCCAGATCGAGAAGGCACTGCAGAACCTCGGCTTCGACGTCACGACGGGAATCGGCAAGACGGGCATCGCAGCAACGCTGCGGAACGGCGGCGGTCCGGTCGTCATGTACCGGGCGGACATGGACGCCAACGCGGTTCAGGAGGAGACCGGACTCGACTACGCCAGCGACGTCCGGGTCACCCGGGACGACGGAACCGAGGTGCCGGTAGCCCATATGTGCGGCCACGATGCGCACGTGACCTGGCTGATCGGCATGGCCAACGTCCTGGTGGCACTCAAGGACCGATGGTCGGGCACCGTCGTGCTGATCGGACAGCCCGCGGAGGAGCCCATCACCGGCGCCAAGGCGATGGTCGACGACGGCCTCTACAACTTCATCCCCGCACCGGACGTGCTGATCGGGATGCACACGAACCCCGATCCGGTCGGCGCGGTCACCTCATCACCCGGCCCGCGCATGGCGGGCACCGATCAGATCGACGTCCGTTTCCGCGGAGTGGGCGGGCACGGCTCCATGCCGCAGAAGACCAAGGACCCGGTGCGGATGGCGGCCCTCGCCGTCGTCGAGTTCGGCTCGGTGGTGCAGGCGTCCATCGATCCGTCGAAGACGGCGGTGCTCACGGTCGGGTCGATTCAGGCGGGCGCGGATAACAACGTGATCCCCTCTGAGGCCCTGATCAAGCTCAACATCCGCTGGTACGACCCGGAGGTTCGGGAGACTCTGCTGTCTGCGATCGCCTCGATCTCCGAATCGGTGGCACGCACCTTCGGCGTCGCCGACGACCTGCTCCCGGAGATCACCATGAAGGGTGGTTCGTCGCCGTTGATCACCTCTCCGGAGCTGGCCGCGGGCATGGCGGAGTCGTTGACCTCCGCGATCGGCGCCGACAACGTGATCACGGACCTGCCGCCGGTCATCTCCTCCGAGGACGTGCAGGAACTCAAGGGGCCGCACCCGGACATGCCGTTCAACTACCTGATGGTGGGCGTCGCCGACCGCGAGGTGTGGCAGGCCGCCCGCGACCGCGGCGACGAGGTGCCGTTCACTCAGCACAACCCGAACTACGTCGTCGATCTCGAAGCCATCGGCTACGGCACGAAGATCGCTGCATACGCAGTACTGGGGCTGCTCGACCAGGCATGA